The following proteins are encoded in a genomic region of Entelurus aequoreus isolate RoL-2023_Sb linkage group LG01, RoL_Eaeq_v1.1, whole genome shotgun sequence:
- the LOC133652051 gene encoding ubiquitin-conjugating enzyme E2 C-like, translated as MASQNVDPAAGASAAALKGSEGGITLAKGSVTKRLQKELMTLMMAGDKGITAFPESENLFKWIATINGAEGTVYEGLWYKLSLEFPAGYPYQAPQVRFLSTCFHPNVNEQGYICLDILKDKWSALLDVRSVLLSIQSLLGEPNTESPLNTTAAELWSNQEAYKAHLRSTFQK; from the exons ATGGCATCCCAGAATGTGGACCCGGCCGCTGGAGCATCTGCGGCGGCGCTGAAGGGAAGCGAGGGCGGCATCACCCTCGCCAAAGGCTCGGTGACAAAACG GCTGCAAAAGGAGCTGATGACTCTGATG ATGGCTGGTGATAAGGGGATCACGGCGTTTCCCGAATCGGAAAACCTCTTCAAATGGATCGCAACTATCAACGGCGCTGAGGGGACG GTGTACGAGGGTCTGTGGTACAAGTTGTCTCTGGAGTTCCCAGCCGGCTATCCCTACCAGGCTCCTCAAGTCCGCTTCTTGTCTACGTGTTTTCACCCCAACGTAAACGAGCAGGGCTACATCTGCCTGGACATCCTTAAGGACAAATGGTCGGCGCTCCTGGACGTCCGCTCAGTCCTGCTGTCCATCCAGAGCTTGCTCGGAG AACCCAACACAGAAAGTCCGTTGAACACGACTGCTGCTGAGCTTTGGTCAAATCAAGAAG CCTACAAAGCTCATTTACGCTCAACCTTCCAGAAGTGA
- the LOC133652031 gene encoding uncharacterized protein LOC133652031 codes for MAANYRVPPKFDETRPYECWKNEVNIWARVTELDKKKQALAVALGLEGRAKDIAMEIPADDLDKDTGMATLLAKLDGVFQQEEKDRAYEAYYQFDRLMKDSSVSMADYIIDFEQRYNRIKKYDMALPDAVLAFKLLDTACLDEKNRQLALTACPDLKFASMKSALKRIFGAKTAPGLSHGIQLNQDAAFFTEQRQRQGQGRRNTFQQKSERTPLPGTNPLDKFGKRSRCAVCQSTFHWAKDCPYKKNEQVRLTEDENVEEVNITLLTNDPMSDAEIFITESLGSAIIDTACTRTVCGEKWLDSYVSCLSQEQTDKMMRTENTSSRPFRFGDGNLVYSTRKVKLPAKIGQTKCHIETEVVNADIPLLLSKSSLKKAGTVLDMENDRAVMFKQQIPLEFTSSGHYCVDIRDKNSTTQQMKDDVILAATAEDEVLTVTENMSSAEKRKILLKLHKQFGHASADRLQRLIQSSGNKDKDCLTILQQIVHDCDICQRYSKAKPRPAVGLPLATEYNETVAVDLHELEPGVWYLHVIDQFTRFSAGSIVKTKKASEMVNALIHTWISVHGPPRILYSDNGGEFNNEEFRDMAENFNIETRTTAGYSPWSNGLLERHNQTLTDILLK; via the coding sequence ATGGCTGCGAACTACAGAGTACCGCCGAAGTTTGACGAAACCAGGCCGTATGAATGTTGGAAAAATGAAGTTAACATATGGGCACGAGTTACCGAACTCGACAAGAAGAAGCAGGCGCTTGCTGTGGCTTTGGGTCTGGAAGGACGAGCCAAGGATATCGCTATGGAGATACCAGCAGACGACTTGGACAAAGACACTGGTATGGCGACATTACTAGCAAAACTGGACGGTGTGTTTCAGCAAGAAGAAAAGGACCGCGCGTACGAAGCGTATTACCAGTTTGATCGTTTAATGAAAGACAGTTCCGTTTCAATGGCAGACTACATAAttgactttgagcagcgatacaaccGAATTAAAAAGTACGACATGGCGCTTCCAGATGCTGTGTTAGCCTTCAAGTTGTTGGACACGGCCTGCCTCGATGAGAAAAACAGACAACTTGCACTAACGGCGTGCCCCGACCTAAAGTTTGCGTCCATGAAGTCGGCACTCAAGCGGATTTTTGGAGCGAAAACGGCGCCAGGTTTGTCGCACGGGATTCAACTAAACCAAGATGCAGCTTTCTTCACTGAACAACGACAACGACAAGGACAGGGAAGACGGAACACGTTTCAACAGAAGAGTGAAAGGACACCGTTGCCGGGCACCAACCCATTGGATAAGTTCGGTAAGCGTTCAAGATGTGCCGTTTGTCAAAGCACATTTCATTGGGCCAAGGACTGTCCTTACAAGAAGAACGAACAAGTAAGACTAACAGAAGACGAAAATGTAGAAGAAGTTAACATAACGTTGTTGACAAATGACCCTATGTCTGACGCTGAGATTTTCATAACTGAATCCCTGGGATCAGCCATCATAGACACGGCATGCACTCGTACAGTATGTGGGGAGAAATGGCTTGACAGTTATGTTAGTTGTCTCAGTCAAGAGCAGACAGACAAAATGATGAGGACAGAAAACACCAGTTCAAGACCATTTCGTTTTGGAGATGGCAACTTAGTATATTCCACCAGAAAAGTGAAACTACCTGCCAAAATAGGACAAACAAAATGTCACATTGAGACAGAAGTGGTCAACGCTGACATTCCACTGCTGCTGAGTAAGTCCTCACTGAAGAAGGCAGGAACTGTTTTAGATATGGAGAATGACAGAGCAGTGATGTTTAAACAGCAGATTCCTCTTGAGTTCACCAGCTCAGGACACTACTGTGTGGACATAAGAGACAAAAACAGCACAACACAGCAAATGAAAGATGACGTGATACTTGCAGCGACAGCTGAAGATGAAGTCCTGACAGTGACAGAAAACATGTCTTCAGCCGAAAAGCGCAAAATCCTTCTCAAGCTACACAAACAGTTTGGCCACGCATCTGCAGACAGGCTGCAGAGGCTAATTCAAAGCTCGGGTAATAAAGACAAGGACTGCCTCACTATTTTGCAACAAATAGTGCATGATTGTGACATATGTCAGAGATACAGCAAAGCGAAGCCGAGGCCAGCTGTTGGTCTGCCTCTAGCTACCGAATATAATGAGACGGTGGCGGTGGACCTGCATGAGTTGGAGCCAGGAGTGTGGTATCTACATGTGATCGACCAATTCACCCGGTTCAGTGCAGGAAGCATTGTGAAGACAAAGAAGGCCTCTGAAATGGTCAACGCCCTCATCCACACATGGATAAGTGTTCACGGCCCTCCTCGTATTTTGTACAGCGACAACGGTGGAGAGTTCAATAATGAAGAGTTTCGTGACATGGCCGAAAACTTCAACATCGAGACGAGGACAACAGCAGGATACAGTCCCTGGAGCAACGGGCTGTTGGAGAGACACAATCAGACTCTCACCGACATCCTACTGAAG
- the LOC133652058 gene encoding DNA-directed RNA polymerase II subunit RPB11-a: MNAPPAFESFLLFEGEKKITITKDTKVPNSCLFTLNKEDHTLGNIIRAQLLKDPQVLFAGYKVPHPLEHKIVIRVQTTPDYSPQEAFTNAITDLISELSLLEERFRVAIKDKQEGIE; encoded by the exons ATGAATGCTCCTCCAGCTTTTGAGTCATTTCTGTTGTTTGAGGGGGAGAAGAAGATCACAATCACAAAAGACACCAAAGTCCCCAACTCGTGTCTATTCACGCTGAACAAGGAGGACCACACATTGGGCAACATCATCCGCGC ACAGCTGCTGAAAGATCCTCAGGTTCTCTTTGCTGGTTATAAAGTTCCTCATCCTCTGGAACACAAGATTGTCATCCGAGTGCAGACAACACCGGACTACAGTCCACAG GAAGCCTTCACAAATGCCATCACTGACCTCATCAGTGAGTTGTCCCTGCTGGAGGAGCGCTTCAGAGTGGCCATCAAGGACAAACAAGAAGGCATTGAGTGA